The following coding sequences are from one Neodiprion lecontei isolate iyNeoLeco1 chromosome 7, iyNeoLeco1.1, whole genome shotgun sequence window:
- the LOC107216907 gene encoding uncharacterized protein LOC107216907 — MSKSSEEAGANGPPQDGSGENGGQKDANGIYENRAGTKKIVRVVTVMAYVFSVSFTAILLSAYYVFIWEPPNPKMIQRSRLVSDSHIYLTHYLPDSRENSSEGEPLAATKIDDDLGEKLNLFERITLRKGRQMRSDDGSQRRPNFNDRDNFVGLKYSTTPLADLRGDVSLSSVYLATTASPAGDLSLLETSGTSSRKTEPGENSSPTEFDAPNRATSVKVRVTTAYSRASVYAKPTPGDSGVPRDELEDDVEEGKKSSNLRRIANETARESGGEGKSNIPERLPGITFFATDETNLSTPRPDASSKPSAPSAVDLRGIIYAGLRSKVGNYSHFEVRPGGTVKGNGDAIGDERRGTEAATPGMPSVSNLDENFYDEILEEREDRPALKKDGDDASTTLSKDQPFYAGRNARDRILKRK; from the exons ATGAGCAAGTCGTCGGAAGAAGCCGGTGCCAACGGACCTCCGCAGGACGGATCGGGGGAAAACGGTGGCCAGAAAGACGCGAACGGTATTTATGAAAACCGTGCGGGGACGAAGAAGATAGTTCGCGTGGTCACGGTAATGGCCTACGTATTTTCCGTGAGTTTTACCGCGATTCTTTTGAGTGCCTATTACGTGTTCATCTGGGAGCCACCGAACCCGAAAATGATACAGCGAAGCCGACTGGTCAGCGATTCTCACATCTATCTGACCCATTATTTGCCAGATTCGCGAGAGAACTCTTCGGAGGGGGAGCCGCTGGCGGCCACAAAAATCGACGATGATCTGGGGGAGAAGTTGAATCTCTTCGAGAGAATAACTTTGCGGAAAGGACGTCAGATGCGATCCGACGACGGTTCGCAAAGGAGGCCCAATTTCAACGATAGAGACAACTTCGTAGGATTAAAATATTCCACCACCCCCCTCGCCGACCTACGAGGCGACGTATCGTTATCCTCCGTTTATCTCGCGACGACTGCTTCGCCGGCGGGTGATTTGTCTTTGCTGGAAACCAGCGGAACATCGTCAAGAAAAACGGAGCCAGGCGAGAATTCATCGCCAACCGAATTCGACGCACCCAATCGAGCTACGTCCGTAAAAGTCCGTGTAACGACGGCCTATTCTCGAGCATCCGTTTACGCGAAGCCAACTCCCGGAGACTCGGGCGTGCCCCGCGACGAGCTCGAGGACGATGTGGAAGAAGGGAAGAAATCCAGCAATCTTCGCCGAATTGCAAATGAGACGGCACGGGAATCCGGCGGTGAGGGCAAAAGCAACATACCTGAGCGGTTACCCGGAATCACGTTCTTCGCCACGGATGAAACCAACCTCTCGACGCCCCGACCAGACGCTTCGTCGAAACCATCCGCACCATCGGCGGTGGATCTGAGAGGAATCATTTATGCGGGATTACGTTCGAAAGTTGGAAACTATTCTCATTTCGAAGTCCGACCCGGCGGTACGGTGAAGGGTAACGGAG ACGCGATTGGAGACGAGAGAAGGGGGACGGAGGCGGCGACACCGGGCATGCCGTCAGTGTCCAACTTGGACGAGAATTTCTACGATGAGATTTTGGAAGAGCGCGAGGATCGGCCAGCGTTGAAGAAGGACGGAGACGATGCGTCGACCACCCTCTCCAAGGATCAGCCATTTTATGCAGGGAGAAACGCGAGGGATCGCATCCTTAAGCGGAAATGA
- the LOC107216915 gene encoding uncharacterized protein LOC107216915 has protein sequence MDPSQPGPIHILNLPQEVLVNIFLCFNARERLEVARTCTVFRHIIHRDPDVLRNLDFTPNGWVTQLKEIKTYFVSEYRMPHIRKVNISNATCMKPGRMLNRTVGRALNLVDVNIHGIIFENVGILASFLAPLLQLRRLVVDWPEPDEDVYRTIDVIGGPLGRLNYLGVRLSVYNTNLLPAVRCSCSELVEFRIVELTRQERDDILDIPWAEERPNRLQKLRIVQAQGWKACTTMKSNIFHMIPDLHQWTDFQAIGSAVAFKGFYLEKNVEICPVLVRTRIPHEAPYHHFPDVIPIVWSVLSESLLEQVIRMNHEDVPLEFCCLRRTGLGASANASNWPFILNIKEAKRLLKDPEYPITFLYLDHQIDPYCDAHLVVSAFPSLTDLILIRMITANEIREAEHRSRLPLRRSLIRRVPGVPFGFVDDPMGNTDGSFKLLVENTPLLRDLTIYYSRVPEEPDPDFWDLSALNYIPEWRHLTALRLAFVPTIDGIIFLSIGRQCPNLEIVVLVGLAQASNTTTYVTNLSIMLRQCSKIKQFSLEEEDVTEAMYPVMPGEEPDSFQSLELFDALACNVKLEMVHVSLYERGIELFDLVVAMENLLKVCTRLNILKYLNVYIGNNPSDANYVINELCRIRNEVRRPELQFAINYGVCYARPDAEPIVEPRLPDIIFEECPRILTKS, from the exons ATGGACCCGAG TCAGCCAGGGCCCATCCACATACTCAATCTTCCGCAGGAAGTACTCGTgaacatttttctctgttttaaTGCCAGAGAACGTCTAGAAGTCGCGAGGACTTGCACAGTATTTAGACATATTATACACCGTGATCCGGACGTATTGAG GAATTTGGATTTTACCCCAAATGGATGGGTGACACAATTAAAAGAAATCAAGACATATTTTGTCAGTGAATACAGGATGCCGCATATCCGTAAAGTGAATATAAGTAACGCAACGTGCATGAAGCCGGGAAGGATGTTGAACAGGACGGTTGGCAGGGCATTGAATCTTGTCGATGTTAATATACACGGAATTATATTCGAGAATGTTGGAATTTTGGCATCTTTTCTTGCGCCCCTGCTACAACTTAGAAGGCTGGTTGTGGATTGGCCCGAGCCGGATGAAGATGTTTACAGGACCATTGATGTTATAGGAGGACCGTTAGGCAGGCTCAATTATTTAGGAGTAAGATTGAGCGTTTATAACACGAATTTACTTCCTGCTGTGCGATGCAGCTGTAGTGAGCTAGTGGAGTTCCGTATAGTCGAACTGACACGACAGGAGCGTGACGACATACTAGATATTCCGTGGGCTGAGGAGCGCCCAAATAGACTGCAGAAGCTTAGAATTGTTCAAGCTCAGGGATGGAAAGCGTGTACCACAATGAagagtaatatttttcatatgatTCCGGATTTACATCAGTGGACAGATTTTCAAGCGATTGGTAGTGCTGTTGCATTCAAAGGATTCTATCTTG aaaaaaatgtcgaaatttgTCCTGTACTAGTAAGAACGCGAATACCACACGAGGCTCCGTATCACCATTTTCCTGATGTTATTCCGATTGTATGGTCTGTGCTTTCGGAATCCTTGTTGGAACAAGTGATAAGAATGAACCACGAAGACGTGCCGTTGGAATTCTGTTGTTTACGAAGAACAGGCTTAGGTGCATCAGCAAACGCCAGTAACTGGCCATTCATATTGAACATTAAAGAGGCAAAG CGGCTGCTGAAAGATCCCGAGTATCCGATAACTTTTTTGTACTTGGACCATCAGATTGATCCGTATTGCGATGCGCATTTAGTGGTATCGGCATTCCCAAGCTTGACAGATCTTATTTTAATTCGAATGATAACAGCAAACG AGATTAGAGAAGCAGAGCACAGAAGTAGGCTACCCTTGAGAAGATCTCTCATCAGGCGAGTTCCTGGCGTACCTTTCGGGTTTGTGGATGACCCGATGGGCAACACGGATGGTTCTTTTAAACTTCTAGTGGAAAACACTCCGCTACTTCGGGATTTAACGATTTATTATTCGAGAGT CCCCGAAGAGCCGGACCCCGACTTTTGGGACTTGAGTGCTCTGAACTACATTCCAGAATGGCGGCATCTCACAGCCTTACGTTTGGCCTTCGTACCCACCATagatggaataatttttctcagtatcgGAAGACAATGTCCAAACCTGGAGATAGTAGTGTTAGTCGGTCTGGCACAAGCGAGCAACACCACAACCTACGTAACAAATCTTTCGATAATGCTAAGGCAGTGTAGTAAAATAAAGCAATTCTCACTCGAAGAAGAGGACGTAACCGAAGCGATGTACCCGGTTATGCCGGGTGAAGAACCTGATTCGTTTCAATCGCTTGAATTGTTCGACGCTCTTGCCTGCAATGTAAAGCTCGAAATGGTTCATGTATCGCTTTACGAAAGAGGAATAGAACTCTTCGATTTGGTCGTAGCGATGGAAAACCTATTGAAGGTTTGCACGAGGTTGAATATATTAAAGTATCTCAACGTTTATATAGGAAATAATCCATCCGATGCGAATTACGTGATCAATGAGTTATGCag AATAAGGAATGAAGTCAGGCGTCCGGAATTGCAGTTCGCAATAAATTATGGAGTTTGTTATGCGCGCCCAGACGCTGAACCTATCGTTGAACCAAGACTTCCGGACATTATTTTTGAAGAGTGCCCACGTATACTTACTAAATCTTGA
- the LOC107216914 gene encoding U3 small nucleolar RNA-associated protein 25 homolog isoform X2: MLSSEEEREDPLKMLLSAIGGAETKRQPVIDSDCESESESEPDDEAEVKSSVEEENLFKTKNSGVDHVTSEASDAEHVEINLREEEEEDQETAREDAGKLRDPFSIHLLNDLDDDLYKSVSLTPQKAATSRSKWPALGTVVFQIPEVEDEFSKPVRKRPKVSILEDKQFARHGAVPQVIDDVDWDKLFIKSQIQGNISKANYDNIKDSLASKPSPLTPLQKELFTIINNYQDLCYNERNFANGEQIRFLYCLHAVNHVLKTRTKVLHHNAKLTKAKKSGIADTPDEYRDQGLVRPKVLIIVPFRHSCLKIVRLLIAILIGEDKGGSVVNKLRFMEDFSGNELAMPRKNPKPEDYEQTFEGNVDDTFKIGISVTKKTLKLYSDFYSSDIIISSVLGLRMLVGAEGEPDRDYDFLASVELLVMDQTEVFAMQNWDHLLHVLDHAHLQPKESHGTDFSRVRSWVVNGWSKFYRQTLIFSGVPLPEIHAIFNKRCFNYAGKARVVNPVTSGTVCQTVIQVPQVFHRFDSRDHGHDIEARFTFFVSKILPQYKDSIMNHTVIYVPSYFDFVKVRNYFKKEELSFVQICEYSKDAKVARARDMFYHSDAHFLIYSERFHFFRRIRLKGIRHLIFFAPPTFPHFYSEICNLMQKANQNPNAGSDSNMTVTLVYSKYDALKLAGIVGTERTTKMISSGQDVHMFMTGD, encoded by the exons ATGTTG AGTTCGGAAGAGGAACGAGAGGATCCGTTAAAAATGTTGCTTTCAGCTATCGGTGGTGCTGAAACTAAGAGGCAACCTGTCATTGACTCCGATTGTGAGTCAGAGTCTGAATCCGAGCCTGACGACGAAGCCGAGGTGAAATCTTCCGTCGAAGAAGAAAATCTTTTCAAGACGAAAAACTCGGGCGTAGATCACGTCACTTCCGAGGCTAGCGACGCTGAACATGTCGAGATAAATTTGagggaggaagaggaagaggatcaAGAGACTGCGCGCGAAGATGCTGGGAAGCTCAGAGATCCGTTTTCAATTCATCTGCTCAACGATTTGGACGACGACTTGTACAAATCCGTTTCCCTAACTCCTCAGAAGGCTGCCACCAGTAGATCGAAGTGGCCCGCTCTCGGAACCGTTGTGTTTCAAATCCCAGAGGTTGAGGATGAGTTTTCTAAGCCTGTTAGAAAACGACCCAAGGTCTCGATATTGGAAGACAAGCAATTTGCCAGACACGGAGCTGTTCCGCAAGTCATAGACGACGTTGACTGGGACAAGTTATTCATCAAGTCACAAATTCAAGGCAATATCTCCAAGGCAAACTACGATAATATTAAAGACAGTCTGGCGTCTAAGCCTAGTCCCTTAACCCCGTTGCAAAAAGAATTGTTCACCATAATTAACAATTATCAAGATCTGTGCTACAACGAGCGAAATTTCGCCAATGGCGAACAAATTAGATTTCTTTATTGCTTGCACGCGGTTAATCACGTTTTAAAAACCAGAACCAAGGTCTTGCATCACAATGCGAAACTGACAAAAGCCAAGAAGTCAGGGATAGCGGATACACCGGATGAATATCGGGATCAGGGTTTGGTCAGGCCGAAGGTTCTTATAATAGTCCCTTTCAGGCACTCGTGTTTAAAAATCGTTCGGCTACTGATCGCGATTTTAATCGGGGAAGACAAGGGTGGGTCCGTGGTGAACAAACTTCGATTCATGGAGGATTTCAGTGGCAACGAACTCGCTATGCCGAGGAAAAATCCCAAGCCCGAAGATTACGAGCAAACGTTCGAAGGAAACGTCGACGATACCTTTAAAATCGGCATATCCGTGACGAAGAAAACGTTGAAACTCTATTCGGACTTTTACTCGTCCGACATAATCATTTCGTCCGTCCTGGGACTCCGAATGCTCGTCGGCGCCGAGGGCGAACCCGACAGAGATTACGATTTCCTTGCTTCCGTGGAGTTGCTCGTGATGGACCAGACGGAGGTGTTCGCGATGCAGAATTGGGACCACCTGCTGCACGTCCTCGACCACGCACATCTGCAGCCAAAGGAATCCCACGGGACGGATTTCTCTCGCGTTCGCAGCTGGGTGGTGAACGGCTGGTCCAAGTTCTATCGGCAGACGCTGATATTCTCCGGCGTTCCGTTACCCGAGATACACGCGATATTCAACAAGCGGTGCTTCAACTACGCGGGAAAAGCGAGGGTCGTGAACCCGGTGACTTCCGGGACCGTTTGCCAAACGGTGATTCAAGTGCCCCAGGTGTTTCACAGGTTCGATTCCCGAGACCACGGCCACGACATAGAGGCCAGGTTCACTTTCTTCGTCTCGAAGATTCTCCCCCAGTACAAGGACAGCATAATGAATCACACCGTTATCTACGTGCCGTCCTATTTTGACTTCGTGAAAGTTCGCAACTACTTCAAGAAAGAGGAGCTCAGCTTCGTTCAGATCTGCGAGTATTCGAAGGATGCAAAGGTGGCCAGGGCGAGGGACATGTTTTACCACAGCGACGCGCATTTCCTCATTTACTCCGAGCGATTCCATTTCTTCCGTAGGATACGCCTCAAGGGTATAAGGCACCTCATATTCTTCGCACCGCCGACGTTCCCTCACTTTTACAGCGAAATTTGCAACCTAATGCAGAAAGCGAATCAGAATCCGAACGCAGGCTCGGACAGCAACATGACCGTAACGTTGGTATACTCGAAATACGACGCGTTGAAGCTCGCAGGTATCGTCGGCACCGAAAGGACGACGAAAATGATTAGTTCGGGGCAAGACGTCCACATGTTTATGACCGGCGACTGA
- the LOC107216914 gene encoding U3 small nucleolar RNA-associated protein 25 homolog isoform X1 yields the protein MVRGKKPTRGGNRRKFDKRFEHKPKVKKCKFNIREASYVKERDAKNEEIENRRRKLEAERSKQLELEAESSEEEREDPLKMLLSAIGGAETKRQPVIDSDCESESESEPDDEAEVKSSVEEENLFKTKNSGVDHVTSEASDAEHVEINLREEEEEDQETAREDAGKLRDPFSIHLLNDLDDDLYKSVSLTPQKAATSRSKWPALGTVVFQIPEVEDEFSKPVRKRPKVSILEDKQFARHGAVPQVIDDVDWDKLFIKSQIQGNISKANYDNIKDSLASKPSPLTPLQKELFTIINNYQDLCYNERNFANGEQIRFLYCLHAVNHVLKTRTKVLHHNAKLTKAKKSGIADTPDEYRDQGLVRPKVLIIVPFRHSCLKIVRLLIAILIGEDKGGSVVNKLRFMEDFSGNELAMPRKNPKPEDYEQTFEGNVDDTFKIGISVTKKTLKLYSDFYSSDIIISSVLGLRMLVGAEGEPDRDYDFLASVELLVMDQTEVFAMQNWDHLLHVLDHAHLQPKESHGTDFSRVRSWVVNGWSKFYRQTLIFSGVPLPEIHAIFNKRCFNYAGKARVVNPVTSGTVCQTVIQVPQVFHRFDSRDHGHDIEARFTFFVSKILPQYKDSIMNHTVIYVPSYFDFVKVRNYFKKEELSFVQICEYSKDAKVARARDMFYHSDAHFLIYSERFHFFRRIRLKGIRHLIFFAPPTFPHFYSEICNLMQKANQNPNAGSDSNMTVTLVYSKYDALKLAGIVGTERTTKMISSGQDVHMFMTGD from the coding sequence ATGGTTCGTGGGAAAAAACCGACTCGCGGAGGGAATcgacgaaaatttgataaacgtTTCGAGCATAAGCCtaaggtgaaaaaatgtaaattcaaTATCAGGGAAGCCTCGTATGTCAAGGAACGTGATGCCAAGAACGAAGAGATTGAAAATAGGAGGCGAAAATTAGAGGCGGAGAGGAGCAAACAGTTGGAACTTGAGGCTGAGAGTTCGGAAGAGGAACGAGAGGATCCGTTAAAAATGTTGCTTTCAGCTATCGGTGGTGCTGAAACTAAGAGGCAACCTGTCATTGACTCCGATTGTGAGTCAGAGTCTGAATCCGAGCCTGACGACGAAGCCGAGGTGAAATCTTCCGTCGAAGAAGAAAATCTTTTCAAGACGAAAAACTCGGGCGTAGATCACGTCACTTCCGAGGCTAGCGACGCTGAACATGTCGAGATAAATTTGagggaggaagaggaagaggatcaAGAGACTGCGCGCGAAGATGCTGGGAAGCTCAGAGATCCGTTTTCAATTCATCTGCTCAACGATTTGGACGACGACTTGTACAAATCCGTTTCCCTAACTCCTCAGAAGGCTGCCACCAGTAGATCGAAGTGGCCCGCTCTCGGAACCGTTGTGTTTCAAATCCCAGAGGTTGAGGATGAGTTTTCTAAGCCTGTTAGAAAACGACCCAAGGTCTCGATATTGGAAGACAAGCAATTTGCCAGACACGGAGCTGTTCCGCAAGTCATAGACGACGTTGACTGGGACAAGTTATTCATCAAGTCACAAATTCAAGGCAATATCTCCAAGGCAAACTACGATAATATTAAAGACAGTCTGGCGTCTAAGCCTAGTCCCTTAACCCCGTTGCAAAAAGAATTGTTCACCATAATTAACAATTATCAAGATCTGTGCTACAACGAGCGAAATTTCGCCAATGGCGAACAAATTAGATTTCTTTATTGCTTGCACGCGGTTAATCACGTTTTAAAAACCAGAACCAAGGTCTTGCATCACAATGCGAAACTGACAAAAGCCAAGAAGTCAGGGATAGCGGATACACCGGATGAATATCGGGATCAGGGTTTGGTCAGGCCGAAGGTTCTTATAATAGTCCCTTTCAGGCACTCGTGTTTAAAAATCGTTCGGCTACTGATCGCGATTTTAATCGGGGAAGACAAGGGTGGGTCCGTGGTGAACAAACTTCGATTCATGGAGGATTTCAGTGGCAACGAACTCGCTATGCCGAGGAAAAATCCCAAGCCCGAAGATTACGAGCAAACGTTCGAAGGAAACGTCGACGATACCTTTAAAATCGGCATATCCGTGACGAAGAAAACGTTGAAACTCTATTCGGACTTTTACTCGTCCGACATAATCATTTCGTCCGTCCTGGGACTCCGAATGCTCGTCGGCGCCGAGGGCGAACCCGACAGAGATTACGATTTCCTTGCTTCCGTGGAGTTGCTCGTGATGGACCAGACGGAGGTGTTCGCGATGCAGAATTGGGACCACCTGCTGCACGTCCTCGACCACGCACATCTGCAGCCAAAGGAATCCCACGGGACGGATTTCTCTCGCGTTCGCAGCTGGGTGGTGAACGGCTGGTCCAAGTTCTATCGGCAGACGCTGATATTCTCCGGCGTTCCGTTACCCGAGATACACGCGATATTCAACAAGCGGTGCTTCAACTACGCGGGAAAAGCGAGGGTCGTGAACCCGGTGACTTCCGGGACCGTTTGCCAAACGGTGATTCAAGTGCCCCAGGTGTTTCACAGGTTCGATTCCCGAGACCACGGCCACGACATAGAGGCCAGGTTCACTTTCTTCGTCTCGAAGATTCTCCCCCAGTACAAGGACAGCATAATGAATCACACCGTTATCTACGTGCCGTCCTATTTTGACTTCGTGAAAGTTCGCAACTACTTCAAGAAAGAGGAGCTCAGCTTCGTTCAGATCTGCGAGTATTCGAAGGATGCAAAGGTGGCCAGGGCGAGGGACATGTTTTACCACAGCGACGCGCATTTCCTCATTTACTCCGAGCGATTCCATTTCTTCCGTAGGATACGCCTCAAGGGTATAAGGCACCTCATATTCTTCGCACCGCCGACGTTCCCTCACTTTTACAGCGAAATTTGCAACCTAATGCAGAAAGCGAATCAGAATCCGAACGCAGGCTCGGACAGCAACATGACCGTAACGTTGGTATACTCGAAATACGACGCGTTGAAGCTCGCAGGTATCGTCGGCACCGAAAGGACGACGAAAATGATTAGTTCGGGGCAAGACGTCCACATGTTTATGACCGGCGACTGA